The DNA window TGGGATGATAGATAAGGAGATGTATGGTTGctatttttaaatcaatcaatctaCCAAACAGATTCCTTTCTTTTACCAAggaataagaaaaaaaaaaaccagaTAAAGAGTTGCTAAAATCTTTCAATTGCTTGGTTGCTTGCTTGTTTGCTTGGGCTCCACATTATTCTCTCATTGAACCACACCCTGCCTGCTTGTTTgaccccccccccccctcaAGTTTTAATTAACTTgcattaaataaaaataggGGGAGttaaatttcatcaatatcaatccCCAACTAAGTAAGCAAATTACATGAATTTCCCTCCTTCtcacaaaaaaacaaaaaggaggcacaaaaaaaaaaataatagcgtgatgatgatgaatgaCGTAAGATCTACACGACCAATTCTCTTTTATCTTTCATCatagaagaaaaaagaacaattttCTTACGAGAGAGAGATGAAGAGAGGGAAGAGGAaaaggaggaggaggaggttTTTGCCGTTTGAGTcgaaattttattattgtgaTTGTGGTGGTTGAAGTTGCTGCGCCTAAAAATGcatattaataatttttctttctttttttttttttttttttttttttttcaatccaaCTGACGagaattaatcaaaatagACAAATATCACttacaatacaatacaatacaatacagtacaatacaataattactaataatcaaaatgaCCACCAGTAACGAAAAATTTCTACAGTATAAATATGACCCAATTCGCCGCTTCCCCCTCCCCCTTtcactttttctttttctttttttttcttctttctgttttttatattttttcataactttatcaaattattaaatttatcatattCCAATCAAAAATGCAATTCAAAAACATCATCGTTGCCGTTACTGCTGCTGTCTCCGTTGTCTCCGCTGCCAACAACTCCAGTTCTAGTGCTGGTTCTGGTGCCAATGCCGTTCAATTAGGTACTGCTGGTGCCGTCGGTGCCGTCGCTGCTGGTGCCATTGCTTTATTGAtctaattttaatttaactttaaattaattgtgTGTTAATCCAAGTTTTTAATGAAAAGGGAGAAGTTTATTTTAAAAGAGCAATTCCTTTCCAAATTGTATTATCTACATTTactaataattattttgaaaaagaactAAAACATCAAAAATGAACAACTAATTTATagattaaattgaaatataattaataataataataataataataatactaataattaCTGAAAACCAATACTTCAAGTGATGAGATATATATCACGCTATGTAGAAGCGTTAGTTCGTTATCTCTTTGTGCATGTAATTTTGTGTGAGAGTATAAATTCTCTTCTGGTCTTTGCTTTGCATAATCTTGCGTGTACCTTAAACCATTTTTCGTTGTTTTGGTTGAGTCTTAATTCGGCAATTTCTTTTGTCAATAGTAATTCTTTGATTAATAACGAAAcaaagaatgaaaaaaaaaaaaaaaaaagtgttaCGATAAAGTGAAAGTGAGAAAGAATGATAAATGTAGAGAAGAATATACTATCAGATTGTATATCATTCATGGTTGAAACCGAAATGACCGTATATTTACTAATCAAAATCTGTCATTCTTTTGCTATATTCATTCTCTTTTGATTCCAGTTCTCCCGTTGCATTCACAATAAGTTCTAATTCCGTCTTGTTTACAGTCAgctcttgtttttttttttttttttttttgtaagaATGAATGACTTACTATTATCGGTATAGCTTTGtaaagttgttgatttcttcgtctctttttattttgttacTTCCTATCTTTGGGAATGTTTACACAATCCGGATACCGGTATAAATTGAGGAAAGTAGAATCGTCTAGGCCAATAACATTCCCACCACttcaaaaataacaatgatAATAGTTTTCTTTGTGTAGTATAATCTCCTCCCCCCCCAAAGTATAACTTCCCAAGTATTTGGTTTACTTGCATCTCTCGTCAAATGAACCAAGGCTAGTACCTACGCGTCGTCTCATTGAAAACTCTATTTCTTctcaaaccaaaaaaaaaaaaaaaaaaaaaaaacactgAAAAAACCCCGAAAATAcgataaacaaataatatgATTCAAAAACTGTATCTCATTAAAAGATTAGGATCTTGTAAAGTGTCTACGCTTAATGATCTTGCAATCTTGACTGGATCTCCAGTAatatcaaacaacaaatcatGTCGAATCGAAGGATTAACCGCAggatattatttttatctaaatcattatcataaAATCCCATCAACTCAAAGATcaacattatcaattgatgtagggataaaaaatttctcCTATTGtaaatccaaatcatcaaaattcCCAATAACAATCACTAAATGGGACAAACTCAATTTAGATAATAAGTATggtaatgataattattcCCTGATATTACATAAGGATTCAATCCTTGATAATAAACGatatttgaatcaattgactCAATTACTTGTAAATGAATTACAACCAAATAAATATGATGTGGTGATTATGGAAATCCAAAGAACTAGATCAGCAGGGAATACCAGTACTTTACCTAAtgttttattgaattatactttagaaaatttgattttgggaTATATTTATCCTCAAATTGTTATCCCAATGACTTCATTTAAAATGACCAATTTTTGGTTACATAGATTTATCACCAGATCTAGTACTAATACCAAAAAACtcaaaataaatcataACAAGGGTATTAGATttgaattgatgaaattatggttgaataaattatttgttttacCAAAATATACAAACCTTGAATTGACaaaattggatttattaaaatatttaaatcttGATAAATCAGAAAAAATCGATGATTTAATCGATAgtttattatataatctaacaattaattgtcaatttcaacattttaatgaatttcatcaattaatggTATCTAATGACGGAGATATTGCTCAATTTGTTCATGACAAGAATAAATATCATTTGGAATTGATTCAACCAATAATTGACAAGTATGGATTAGAATTAAAACCAGGAATATAGTTGGCAGAGAAGGagaataaaacaaaattggaAAGTGTCTGTGTTCAATAAATGTTTTAAAACTAATGGTGGTTCCTCGATAATTGACAAAAATCTCCCCACACATACAAAGCTCCTtccccccctccccccctcTCTCTGCGCCTCTCGTTAGTAACGTTTGTTGGGAAGAGTGATAGAATACGAGTTTGATGGATAAATTTTAATAGTTGCATATTTCCATAGATTTACACAAATGAATCTTCAAACCGgactttttatttttattcttatttGGGTTTTCCATAATCCAACAAAGAATGAAAGGTGCTATACACAAAAGATATTTCATTGAACATAATTTGCAAAATTCTGATACAAGtacaattatcaaaaagaatgaatgaatgaatgaatgaatgaataataatcgAATAAAATTTATCCATATTAGCCTTCGTTGGTTAATTATCCATTATCCGTGGATTATCGGAATAACCGTGAGTTGCTGAATAAcataatttttcttgattatGGAGAGTGGGACAGTCCACCACTATGGCTATTACGTGGTGGTATTGGAAGTAGAGGGGCTGATGAGGAGGGGTGTTGAACTACtaatcaattataattGCTTGGCTTGGGGCGATTTAATGGAtacgttttttttttaccccACAATAGAGCAAATATTATTCCAAAAGGAGATTTACTACTATCAACgccttttgttttttttttatggtGCGGCAGAATTTTTCCACTGGACTAAAAAGTAGCTACCAATTGGAGATAATTTTATTCGGACTTGGGCCCTAACTTCTAGTCATTCATTAGCCACTTCTATTGCCTCAAATTTTTAAACGggataatgataattagTTTTGTGTGATATATTGATAACTAACTCTCCCATCAATGAATTAGAATACTttcccaattttttttttttacgaTAAGTTTCCGTTATAGAATTAATGTTAAAATGTGGagtaaaaagaaaacactGGGTAAGTTAGTTGATTACAGATCTTGAAATGAACAATTTGAACAAGATACCTATATTGAATATTGAATATACTATTCTGTATCgcttggtttttttttttttttcttggaaATCTAAATTCTTTACAATTTCACCAATACTTCCTCTTCCAAGTCCTTCCCCCCCTCCCTCTCCTccatccatccatccatcTATCTATTATCAATTACTATATTGGATACACAATCAGCCTCTCCTCTTTTCATTGCATCACTTATAGAATGTTAAagtataaataaaaatggaAATATCCTAACATTGATaactttaatttttttttatttttttatttttataacCACCCCACTAGAATACCCAAACTAACAATTTACTTATGTCAAGTGGAGATTCcgattcaaattcaatcacATCACTCAAAGATAttgatggtggtgataccaattcattaaatcaaCCGGTAAGTAGAATTAAAACTACTGGAGATGGAGATgaatttgttattattggtaataaGAAATATTATCGTCATGAATTAATGCAAGCATTTGGTGGTACATTTGATGTTGGATTACATCCCCCTCCAAAACTTCAAATTGGTAATCCTTCACCATTAGGTTTATGTGCTTTTTCCATTACTACATTAGTTATGAGTTTATATGGATTAAATGTTAAAGATATTCATAATAgtaatgttgttgttggtatgGCAATATTTTATGCTGGTACTATGCAAACTTTAGCTGGTATATGGGAATTTTTTGTAGGTAATACttttgcaacaacaactatgATTAGTTATGgatcattttttttaagttATGGAGCTCTTTATATTCCATCATTTGGAATAATGAAAGCTTATGCAACAGTTGATCCAActttaaaagaattacaaaatgctattggattttttttaattgctTGGGCaattttcagttttttcATGCTTTTATGTACGATGAAATCAgttatttctttatttgccatgtttgtatttatttttttcacattttttttacaagGAATTGGGTTTTTACTTGAACATCATGGTTTAATTAAAGCTGGTAATGCTTTTGGAATATTGGTTACTGCTACTGGTCTTTTCAATGCTTGGGCCGGGGTcgctactactactaattcATATTTTGTCATTCCTATTACTTGGTTATCTAGACATCATGGGAAATGATCAGATAAATTAAGAGGTTGGGAAGAAAATAACATCTAGAATTAATGGTTTACaaagctttttttttttcttttttttttaattattattattgttgaaagggacaacaacaacaacaacaacaacaacaatatcacAACAtaaagggggggggggacGGGAGCCTCTACattctttattttattctacattttttatttttttttgtatcaagtatattttaattttaacaaCCACCATGACTAAAActaatcattaatattaatgttCTGAACTCTTATCGATCTCATAAAGCTGAATATCTTATAATGATCGTTTAACTATGTAAGGGCTactaatcaatcaataaacaGGAGAGCAGCCATTGGGGAATGCAAGTcgttttaaaaaaaaaaaaaggttgGGGGTGGGGTGGGGTGGGGCGGggaagaacaaaaaaagactGGATTAACCCGAACCTAAACCCTTTGACAATCTAACACGACTATTATTTTATGcggggggggggggagagGAAGATTTCCCACTTTTCTTTCGTTTTTGCAACTACTTTATTCAAACCAATCAATTAGATAATGATACAGTTAAAGAACTTACACACTTTATTTCACCTCTCAtttaaatatcaattacATTCAACGATTGTAATATTCAAAACTATGTAATGAGCTATCAAATAAGATTTTGAGTTTCTTTAGGTATTTTAATCTTCTGTTGACGACGTGAAGGAACTGAAGAAATCTTACGTAATTCATTGGCAACAATTTCACCTTCACCTTCATCATCTTGTTCACTTTGTTCTTGATCAGTGATTTCAAATAtcatttcatcatcatccttTTTAGGTGATTCCTCGTTCTCAATTGTATTGTTTCTAACAAGCTTTTGCTTGTTTGTATCATCTTCGTCTacttcattatcatcttcttcGTCTTCGTCTTCGTCTTCGTCTTCGtcttcgtcatcatcatcgtcatcgtcatcgtcatcatcatcgtcgtcgtcgtcgtcatcatcttcatcatcttcattatcatcattatccttttcttcatcttcatcatcattatcttcctcttcttcatttaaCCGTTGTTCTTCATCtaacaatttcttttgttcAGCCTTGATACTCTGAACTCTTCTTCttaaaatatcaacaatttcagCCCATTCTCTCATCCCTCCCATTCCTATATCACCACaaaccaaaattttttcaactgGTTTTAATACTTCAATACCAAAATCAGGTGACAGTATTATATTCAACTGTTTAGCAGTAATTGGATGAGTATACATAAATGTATTCATTGCTGGAGCCACTATAATTGGTTTTTTAACTTGTTGAAAAGTTGATGGACACCAAGATCTTACAATAGaagttaataaattatcagCAATACCATTAGAAATTTTCGCCAATGTATTAGCTGATAATGGTGCAATTAACATGATATCAGCCCATTTTCTTAATTCATTATgaagaatcaatttttcataaggattttttggttttctaTTGGTGacattcaaattatcattaccaGTAGTAGTACAAACAGTGGTTGATGCAGAACTATAAGCATCAGCAAAATTGGCCcattcatcttcatcacgCCATATTTTGACATCTTCATGAATTTTACAACCACGAAGGAAATGACTAGATGATTTGGTTAAAActaattgaattgaaat is part of the Candida dubliniensis CD36 chromosome R, complete sequence genome and encodes:
- a CDS encoding acetate transporter, putative (Similar to S. cerevisiae ADY2) produces the protein MSSGDSDSNSITSLKDIDGGDTNSLNQPVSRIKTTGDGDEFVIIGNKKYYRHELMQAFGGTFDVGLHPPPKLQIGNPSPLGLCAFSITTLVMSLYGLNVKDIHNSNVVVGMAIFYAGTMQTLAGIWEFFVGNTFATTTMISYGSFFLSYGALYIPSFGIMKAYATVDPTLKELQNAIGFFLIAWAIFSFFMLLCTMKSVISLFAMFVFIFFTFFLQGIGFLLEHHGLIKAGNAFGILVTATGLFNAWAGVATTTNSYFVIPITWLSRHHGK
- a CDS encoding Holliday junction resolving enzyme, putative (Similar to S. cerevisiae CCE1) translates to MIQKSYLIKRLGSCKVSTLNDLAILTGSPVISNNKSCRIEGLTAGYYFYLNHYHKIPSTQRSTLSIDVGIKNFSYCKSKSSKFPITITKWDKLNLDNKYGNDNYSSILHKDSILDNKRYLNQLTQLLVNELQPNKYDVVIMEIQRTRSAGNTSTLPNVLLNYTLENLILGYIYPQIVIPMTSFKMTNFWLHRFITRSSTNTKKLKINHNKGIRFELMKLWLNKLFVLPKYTNLELTKLDLLKYLNLDKSEKIDDLIDSLLYNLTINCQFQHFNEFHQLMVSNDGDIAQFVHDKNKYHLELIQPIIDKYGLELKPGI